A window of the Ruminococcaceae bacterium KH2T8 genome harbors these coding sequences:
- a CDS encoding ABC-2 type transport system ATP-binding protein, with amino-acid sequence MIEIKDLYKSYGDKNAVNGISFNVNRGEVLGFLGPNGAGKSTTMNIISGYLSMTSGTVKINGHDILEEPEEAKKCIGYLPELPPLYLDMTVLEYLTFVCDLKKVPKDRRKVQLAKILSMVKITDVADRLIGNLSKGYKQRVGIAQALVGDPEILILDEPTVGLDPNQILEIRKLVAKLSKEKTVIISSHILSEIQAMCDRVVIINHGKVAAIDSITDLSRRLTGTSKLLMCAKGPVKDIINSLRTIPGVTSATERVSDDAGIHEIELVVDNNNGSDIRANIFFNMARSGWPMLEFRSLDPTLEEVFLSITSA; translated from the coding sequence ATGATCGAGATCAAAGATCTTTATAAATCATATGGTGACAAGAATGCTGTCAATGGTATCAGCTTCAATGTCAATAGGGGTGAAGTACTCGGATTCCTCGGACCTAACGGTGCAGGTAAATCCACTACGATGAATATAATCTCAGGTTATCTCTCGATGACGTCAGGTACGGTCAAGATCAACGGCCACGATATCCTTGAAGAGCCCGAAGAAGCTAAGAAGTGCATTGGTTATCTTCCCGAGCTTCCGCCGCTCTATCTCGATATGACGGTACTTGAGTATCTGACTTTCGTATGCGACCTCAAGAAGGTTCCCAAGGACAGAAGAAAGGTTCAGCTCGCTAAGATCCTTTCAATGGTAAAGATAACTGATGTTGCAGACAGACTGATCGGCAATCTCTCTAAGGGTTATAAGCAGCGTGTAGGTATCGCTCAGGCACTTGTCGGTGATCCCGAGATCCTTATCCTCGACGAGCCTACTGTAGGTCTAGATCCTAATCAGATCCTCGAGATCAGAAAGCTCGTAGCTAAGCTTTCGAAAGAGAAGACGGTCATCATAAGTTCACATATCCTTTCTGAGATCCAGGCAATGTGTGACAGAGTCGTTATCATCAACCACGGTAAGGTTGCGGCTATCGACTCGATCACAGACCTTTCAAGAAGACTTACAGGTACATCAAAGCTCCTTATGTGTGCCAAGGGACCCGTTAAGGACATCATTAATTCATTAAGGACTATCCCCGGTGTAACAAGCGCTACTGAGCGTGTTTCGGATGATGCCGGTATCCATGAGATCGAGCTTGTGGTAGACAACAATAACGGAAGTGATATCAGAGCTAACATATTCTTCAATATGGCAAGAAGCGGTTGGCCTATGCTCGAATTCCGTTCTCTCGATCCCACGCTCGAGGAAGTATTCCTCAGCATCACATCCGCTTAA
- a CDS encoding ACT domain-containing protein — protein MAGGKNTAVISVLGKDKVGIIAKVSTLLADNKININDISQTILDDIFTMIMLVDLQDHEIENSDITEKLNALGEELGVTITIQHTDLFDKMHRI, from the coding sequence ATGGCAGGCGGTAAGAATACAGCAGTTATTTCCGTATTAGGTAAAGATAAGGTAGGCATCATCGCCAAGGTCTCGACACTCTTGGCTGACAATAAGATCAATATCAACGATATCTCACAGACTATCCTCGACGATATCTTCACGATGATCATGCTCGTTGATCTTCAGGATCATGAGATCGAGAATTCCGATATCACAGAGAAGCTCAATGCTCTTGGCGAGGAGCTCGGTGTTACCATTACGATCCAGCATACGGATCTGTTCGACAAGATGCACCGTATCTGA
- a CDS encoding N-acetylglutamate synthase has translation MIEYRLMTMADYEQAYDLWILCGNGLNDKDDSPEGIDKYLKRNPSTSFVATCDGKVVGVILCGHDGRRGIIQHACVSPDYRRLGIGNKLVELALEALKKEGINKVLLVAFKKNEGGNAFWEAQGFTLREDLNYRNKALAEMVRIDPDYVKE, from the coding sequence TGACGATGGCCGATTACGAGCAGGCGTACGACCTTTGGATATTATGCGGCAACGGCTTGAACGATAAGGACGACTCCCCTGAAGGTATCGATAAGTACCTCAAGAGAAACCCCTCCACCAGCTTCGTTGCAACTTGTGACGGCAAAGTCGTTGGTGTAATATTATGTGGGCATGACGGCAGACGCGGCATCATCCAGCACGCGTGTGTTTCACCCGACTACAGAAGGCTCGGGATCGGTAATAAACTGGTCGAACTTGCACTCGAAGCGCTCAAGAAAGAAGGAATAAACAAAGTCCTTCTCGTTGCATTCAAGAAGAATGAAGGCGGAAATGCATTCTGGGAAGCTCAGGGCTTTACACTTCGTGAAGACCTGAACTACAGGAATAAAGCGCTGGCTGAGATGGTCAGGATAGATCCCGATTATGTTAAGGAGTAA
- a CDS encoding triphosphatase: METEVKLAFDTKEELFGIIDNEWFSDYCLDTSPKEAVRITNTYYDTPDRAFMKKGGSIRVRVYESEEGRRYEQTVKYGGSVTGGLHQRYEWNVDIDSDRCDLSKFRKMAEEADDPTDLFNEILEDIDTDKLIPLCSINIERTTYMFGYGDSMMEVCFDYGVIEGNGKNDVVCELELELESGDVVDLKDMADFIVENTNGRPYNMSKFKRAINLLDDRDNES, translated from the coding sequence ATGGAAACTGAAGTTAAATTAGCATTTGACACCAAAGAAGAATTATTCGGGATCATTGATAATGAATGGTTCTCGGATTATTGTCTTGATACTTCACCGAAGGAAGCGGTCAGGATAACGAATACGTATTATGATACGCCTGACAGGGCTTTCATGAAAAAAGGCGGATCCATCAGGGTTCGTGTATACGAAAGCGAAGAAGGCAGACGCTACGAGCAGACAGTAAAGTACGGCGGCAGCGTAACCGGCGGTCTTCACCAGAGATATGAATGGAATGTCGATATCGATTCCGACAGATGTGATCTTTCCAAGTTCAGGAAGATGGCCGAGGAGGCTGATGATCCTACTGATCTTTTTAATGAGATCCTTGAGGATATCGATACGGATAAGCTCATACCTCTCTGTTCGATCAATATCGAGAGAACTACTTATATGTTCGGTTATGGTGATTCCATGATGGAAGTCTGCTTTGATTACGGCGTTATCGAAGGCAACGGTAAGAATGATGTTGTTTGCGAACTCGAGCTCGAGCTTGAGTCCGGTGATGTTGTTGATCTTAAGGATATGGCAGATTTCATCGTTGAGAATACTAACGGCAGACCTTATAACATGAGTAAGTTCAAGAGGGCTATCAACCTTCTTGATGATCGTGATAATGAGTCTTGA
- a CDS encoding Acyl-ACP thioesterase, with translation MKTTPEYSEMDFYVKGTECSPFSTLAPHILLGDMQETADKGAGDCGFDRYVISKFNACWIILRMRVHVDRFPDWREDFTIRTWSRGCDKLFFDREYEVYDNNRNIIGYASSVWILADMETHRPLIPMRIEGLAEPRVQQDKLVFGEVCPKFRPSKLEDFDGSEPVITKYADYSELDHNHHVNNTRYVAWVFDALYKYGLDISKVNDFTINYICEVKVGEKVDIYIKKTDKGLLVTGFKGEGTHVFDSEIYIFI, from the coding sequence ATGAAGACAACGCCTGAATATTCAGAGATGGATTTCTATGTAAAGGGGACAGAGTGCAGTCCGTTCAGCACTCTGGCTCCCCATATACTGCTCGGAGATATGCAGGAGACAGCTGATAAAGGAGCTGGAGACTGCGGTTTTGACCGTTATGTCATAAGTAAGTTCAATGCCTGCTGGATCATCCTTCGTATGAGGGTTCATGTCGACAGATTCCCTGATTGGAGAGAGGACTTTACCATCAGGACGTGGAGCAGAGGCTGCGATAAGCTCTTCTTTGACAGGGAATATGAGGTCTACGATAATAACAGGAATATCATCGGATATGCATCTTCTGTATGGATCCTTGCCGACATGGAAACTCACAGACCTTTGATCCCTATGAGGATCGAAGGACTGGCGGAACCCAGGGTTCAGCAGGATAAGCTCGTATTCGGTGAAGTATGCCCTAAGTTCAGACCTTCAAAGCTCGAGGATTTCGATGGCTCTGAGCCTGTTATCACGAAGTATGCAGACTATTCGGAGCTTGACCATAATCACCACGTCAATAACACCAGATATGTAGCATGGGTATTCGATGCGCTCTATAAGTACGGGCTCGATATCTCTAAGGTCAATGATTTTACGATCAACTATATCTGTGAGGTAAAGGTCGGGGAGAAGGTCGATATATACATCAAGAAGACCGATAAAGGACTGCTCGTCACGGGATTTAAGGGGGAGGGCACGCACGTCTTCGATTCCGAAATATATATTTTTATTTAG
- a CDS encoding Glycosidase, which translates to MWFEESVFYQIYPLGFCGAPFENDGILEHRILKVLDWIPHMKKLGINAIYFSPVFESDTHGYNTRDYGLIDKRLGTNDDFKKVVDALHNEGIKVVLDGVFNHVGRGFWAFKDVQEKKWDSPYKDWFHLSFDGNSNYNDGFWYEGWEGNYDLVKLNLRNPAVIDHILDKVNYWIDLFDIDGLRLDVAYCLDHEFLRRLREFTDSKKAEFLLLGEVLHGEYGRMLNEMHLHSLTNYQCYKGIHSAFNSCNMFEIIHSLLRLFGPEDWTVACGAHLLSFCDNHDVTRIASMINDPSVLPLVYTMVFTMPGIPCVYYGSEWGAKARKEEGDPALRACFDNPEWNELTDHISRLAEAKKNSRALNYGGMRSVVLTNKQCIFERNSGDERVLVAINMDCNPYTAHFDAGCGQAVDLLTGNIHDFGGGSELPPYSSAIWKMER; encoded by the coding sequence ATGTGGTTTGAAGAATCGGTATTTTATCAGATATATCCCCTGGGATTTTGCGGAGCGCCTTTCGAGAATGACGGCATTCTCGAGCACAGGATCTTAAAGGTACTCGACTGGATCCCTCACATGAAGAAACTCGGGATCAACGCTATCTATTTCTCGCCCGTGTTTGAATCTGATACACACGGCTATAACACAAGAGATTATGGTCTGATTGATAAGAGACTCGGTACCAATGATGATTTCAAGAAAGTAGTCGATGCTCTTCACAATGAAGGTATAAAGGTCGTTTTGGACGGTGTATTTAATCATGTAGGTCGTGGCTTTTGGGCCTTTAAGGATGTTCAGGAGAAAAAGTGGGATTCCCCCTATAAGGACTGGTTTCATCTTTCATTCGACGGTAACTCGAACTATAATGACGGATTCTGGTATGAGGGCTGGGAAGGTAATTACGACCTGGTGAAGCTTAATCTTCGTAATCCTGCAGTTATCGATCATATCCTCGATAAGGTCAACTATTGGATCGATCTGTTTGATATCGACGGATTAAGGCTCGATGTCGCATATTGTCTTGATCATGAATTCTTAAGGAGACTTCGCGAATTTACGGATTCAAAGAAAGCAGAATTCCTGCTCCTCGGTGAAGTCCTTCACGGCGAGTACGGCAGGATGCTCAATGAGATGCATCTTCATTCTCTTACTAACTATCAGTGCTATAAGGGAATACACTCGGCATTCAATTCATGTAATATGTTCGAGATCATCCATTCGCTCTTAAGGCTCTTTGGCCCTGAGGACTGGACAGTTGCATGCGGTGCTCATCTTCTTTCGTTCTGTGATAATCATGATGTAACGAGGATCGCATCAATGATCAACGATCCTTCAGTCCTGCCGCTCGTATATACCATGGTATTTACGATGCCGGGTATCCCTTGTGTCTATTACGGATCCGAATGGGGAGCTAAGGCTCGAAAAGAGGAGGGAGATCCTGCACTTCGCGCCTGCTTTGATAATCCCGAGTGGAACGAACTTACTGACCATATCTCGCGTCTGGCTGAAGCTAAGAAGAACAGCAGGGCATTGAACTATGGCGGAATGAGATCAGTTGTCCTTACCAATAAGCAGTGTATCTTCGAGCGTAATAGCGGCGATGAACGCGTACTGGTAGCTATAAATATGGACTGTAATCCTTATACAGCTCACTTTGATGCCGGCTGCGGTCAGGCTGTGGATCTTCTTACCGGAAATATCCACGATTTCGGAGGAGGATCAGAACTGCCGCCATATTCGTCCGCCATCTGGAAGATGGAAAGATAA
- a CDS encoding ABC-2 type transport system permease protein → MSAVFKREFLSYFRSPVGYVAIALFSFLSGFQFINMFSKGYISLSSEIISLSSFFIIIVPIISMGLLAEDKKRGTEILFYTTPVNLFDVVFGKFLAAYALFAIMYFNVIIHMIITVACKGKVDSGVFGATLVFFFLAALYISIGLFASSISDSQVVSAIVSFVILLITQLLTTFSTLIQSATSAMLAGSIMKNDPSKAQKTAEALGNAVKWLDPLSKTQDFRYGVFSVFPLIFCISGALVFIYLTFRKLDKKRWSQK, encoded by the coding sequence ATGTCAGCTGTATTCAAAAGAGAGTTCCTCTCATATTTCAGATCTCCGGTAGGCTATGTAGCCATCGCGCTCTTTTCGTTCCTTTCCGGATTTCAGTTCATCAACATGTTCAGTAAGGGCTATATAAGCCTTTCCTCCGAGATCATATCTTTGAGCTCCTTCTTTATCATCATCGTTCCCATCATCTCAATGGGACTTCTCGCTGAGGATAAGAAACGCGGCACCGAGATATTGTTCTATACGACTCCGGTAAATCTCTTTGACGTAGTATTCGGTAAGTTCCTTGCTGCATATGCACTCTTTGCAATCATGTACTTTAATGTCATCATTCACATGATCATCACTGTAGCATGCAAAGGTAAGGTAGACAGCGGCGTGTTCGGCGCAACACTCGTTTTCTTCTTCCTTGCTGCTCTTTATATCTCGATCGGACTTTTCGCTTCATCGATATCGGATTCACAGGTAGTATCCGCTATCGTAAGTTTCGTTATCCTTCTGATCACTCAGCTCCTTACGACATTCAGTACTCTGATCCAGTCAGCGACTTCTGCAATGCTCGCAGGTTCCATTATGAAGAATGATCCTTCCAAGGCTCAGAAGACGGCAGAGGCGCTCGGAAACGCAGTCAAGTGGCTTGATCCCCTCAGCAAGACTCAGGATTTCAGATACGGTGTTTTCTCCGTATTCCCTTTGATCTTCTGTATTTCAGGTGCTCTGGTATTTATCTACCTGACTTTCAGAAAGCTTGATAAGAAGCGCTGGTCACAGAAGTAA
- a CDS encoding polyribonucleotide nucleotidyltransferase, with translation MEKIFKTEIAGRPVEVQTGKIAQFANGSVLIKYGETAVLSTVTASEQPREGIDFFPLSVDYEEKMYAVGKIPGGYLKREGRPGEKAILTSRVIDRPIRPLFPKDLRNDVVVNNTVMAVDPDCSPEITAMLGTSIAIAISDIPWKGPVGGVVLGLIDNKTVINPTLAQREVSQMYVTLAGTRNKICMVEAGANEVPDDIMLQAIADGHEEIKKIVAFIDSIVAEIGKPKFEYDSADVPEEVFHLVKEYGWDKMRAAVLSDDKSVRDANVAALQEEIVNLLEEKEEGLSSWAPDAVYKLEKKVVRDYLFREHVRVDGRALDEIRPLSCDVGVLPRVHGSSFFQRGQTQVMNICTLAPLAEAQKLEGLDEQTTKRYIHHYNFPGYSVGEAKATRSPGRREIGHGALAERSLIPVLPSEEEFPYAIRTVSEITMSNGSTSQGSVCASTLSLMDAGVPIKRPVAGISSGLIVNEENDEDFLVFMDIQGIEDFFGDMDFKVAGTTEGITSIQVDIKVEGLSLDIIKAAFEMTHKGRLKIINEIILPRISAPRAELSKWAPRIISMQVPVDKIREVIGSGGKVINKIIADTGADININDNGQLFISTPDLEAAAKAQAIINGIISDPEVGQEFDGVVTRLMDFGAFVEFLPGKEGLVHISKLAWNRVDKVEDVVHEGDKVKVKLIEIDSQGRLNLSIRDTLPKPEGYVEEEPRRREGRPNRERRGGFGGNRERRNNFNDDNNGGDDEGNRRGRRIEF, from the coding sequence ATGGAAAAGATTTTCAAGACCGAGATCGCCGGCAGACCCGTCGAGGTTCAGACCGGTAAGATCGCTCAGTTCGCAAACGGTTCCGTTCTCATCAAGTACGGTGAGACAGCTGTTCTTTCCACAGTTACAGCTTCCGAGCAGCCCAGAGAAGGCATCGATTTCTTCCCTCTGTCTGTTGATTACGAGGAGAAGATGTATGCTGTTGGTAAGATCCCCGGAGGTTATCTTAAGAGAGAGGGAAGACCCGGTGAGAAGGCTATCCTTACATCGAGAGTTATCGACCGTCCTATCAGACCCTTGTTTCCCAAGGATCTTCGTAATGATGTAGTTGTTAACAACACAGTTATGGCAGTTGATCCCGACTGTTCACCTGAGATCACTGCAATGCTCGGTACTTCCATCGCTATCGCTATTTCCGATATCCCGTGGAAGGGACCTGTCGGTGGTGTAGTTCTCGGACTTATCGATAACAAGACAGTTATCAACCCCACACTTGCACAGCGTGAAGTATCTCAGATGTACGTTACACTTGCAGGTACTAGAAACAAGATCTGCATGGTTGAGGCAGGCGCTAACGAAGTACCCGATGATATCATGCTTCAGGCTATCGCAGACGGTCACGAAGAGATCAAGAAGATCGTTGCATTTATCGACTCTATCGTAGCTGAGATCGGTAAGCCCAAGTTCGAGTATGATTCTGCAGACGTTCCCGAGGAAGTATTCCACCTTGTTAAGGAATACGGCTGGGACAAGATGAGAGCTGCAGTCCTTTCTGATGACAAGTCCGTAAGAGACGCTAACGTTGCAGCTCTTCAGGAGGAGATCGTTAATCTCCTCGAGGAGAAGGAAGAGGGTCTTTCTTCCTGGGCTCCCGATGCAGTATATAAGCTCGAGAAGAAGGTCGTAAGAGATTACCTCTTCAGAGAGCATGTCCGTGTTGACGGCAGAGCTCTTGACGAGATCAGACCTCTTTCCTGTGACGTAGGAGTACTTCCCAGAGTTCACGGTTCTTCTTTCTTCCAGAGAGGTCAGACACAGGTTATGAATATCTGTACTCTTGCTCCTCTTGCAGAAGCACAGAAGCTCGAGGGTCTCGATGAGCAGACAACAAAGAGATATATCCACCACTACAACTTCCCCGGTTATTCCGTAGGTGAAGCTAAGGCTACAAGATCTCCCGGACGTCGTGAGATCGGTCACGGTGCTCTCGCTGAGAGATCTCTTATCCCCGTACTTCCTTCCGAGGAGGAATTCCCTTACGCTATCAGAACCGTATCTGAGATCACAATGTCCAACGGTTCTACATCTCAGGGTTCCGTTTGTGCATCTACGCTTTCCCTTATGGATGCAGGCGTACCGATCAAGAGACCCGTTGCAGGTATCTCCTCAGGTCTTATCGTTAACGAAGAGAATGATGAGGACTTCCTCGTATTCATGGATATCCAGGGCATCGAGGACTTCTTCGGTGATATGGACTTCAAGGTTGCAGGTACAACAGAAGGTATCACATCCATCCAGGTTGATATCAAGGTAGAAGGTCTTTCCCTTGACATCATCAAGGCAGCTTTTGAGATGACACATAAGGGTCGTCTTAAGATCATCAACGAGATCATCCTTCCCAGGATCTCTGCTCCTCGTGCAGAACTTTCCAAGTGGGCACCCAGGATCATCTCCATGCAGGTACCCGTTGATAAGATCCGTGAAGTTATCGGTTCCGGCGGAAAGGTTATCAATAAGATCATCGCTGACACAGGTGCTGACATCAACATCAACGATAACGGTCAGCTCTTCATCTCTACACCTGATCTCGAGGCTGCTGCTAAGGCACAGGCTATCATCAACGGTATCATCTCCGATCCCGAAGTTGGTCAGGAGTTTGACGGTGTAGTTACAAGACTTATGGACTTCGGTGCATTCGTTGAGTTCCTTCCCGGTAAGGAAGGCCTTGTACATATCTCCAAGCTCGCTTGGAACAGAGTAGACAAGGTTGAAGACGTTGTTCACGAAGGTGACAAGGTAAAGGTTAAGCTCATCGAGATCGATTCTCAGGGCAGACTCAACCTCTCCATCAGAGATACTCTTCCTAAGCCCGAGGGCTATGTTGAAGAGGAGCCCAGAAGAAGAGAGGGCAGACCTAACCGCGAGAGAAGAGGCGGCTTCGGCGGCAATCGTGAGAGAAGAAATAACTTCAACGACGATAACAACGGCGGTGATGACGAGGGTAACAGAAGAGGCAGAAGGATCGAATTCTGA
- a CDS encoding argininosuccinate lyase gives MAKKMWAGRFEKATDKAVNDYNSSLPFDSRMYAQDIEGSVAHSAMLARQGIISQEDADAIREGLLSIKADIESGKLTFDSDAEDIHMFIEEELTARIGDAGKRLHTGRSRNDQVALDQRLYLVDEAIEVTDLLDELIDTIVDIAKEHLTTYMPGYTHLQRAQPITYAHYLTAYIEMFLRDRDRIEAAAQRANISPLGSGALAGTTYPLDRESVAEALGMADVTKCSLDGVADRDFAIEFASAISILMMHLSRMSEEIILYASQEFKFYELDDAYSTGSSMMPQKKNPDVAELTRGKTGRVYGDLISLLVIMKGLPLTYNKDMQEVQESLFDVIDTIKGVLPPFTGMIKTMVIRKDNMEAAALGGFTNATDLADYLVRKGIPFRSTHEISGKLVHYCIEKGTTLEKLSLDEFKQFSDLIEEDVYDAISLETCVNKRTITGAPAPEAVKKYLESL, from the coding sequence ATGGCAAAGAAAATGTGGGCAGGACGCTTCGAGAAAGCAACAGACAAAGCAGTTAATGACTATAACTCTTCTCTTCCCTTTGATTCGAGAATGTATGCTCAGGATATTGAGGGATCCGTAGCTCATTCAGCAATGCTCGCGCGTCAGGGTATCATCTCTCAGGAAGATGCTGATGCGATAAGAGAAGGTCTTCTTTCGATCAAGGCTGATATCGAGAGCGGCAAGCTCACTTTCGATTCCGATGCGGAAGATATCCATATGTTCATAGAGGAAGAGCTAACGGCACGTATCGGTGACGCCGGAAAGAGACTTCACACAGGCCGTTCCCGTAATGACCAGGTTGCACTCGATCAGAGACTCTACCTTGTAGACGAGGCGATCGAGGTAACTGATCTTCTTGACGAGCTCATTGATACTATCGTTGATATTGCCAAGGAGCATCTTACGACATACATGCCCGGTTATACACACCTTCAGAGAGCTCAGCCCATTACATATGCTCACTATCTGACAGCATATATCGAAATGTTCCTTCGCGACCGTGACAGGATCGAGGCTGCAGCTCAGAGAGCTAACATCTCCCCTCTCGGTTCCGGTGCGCTTGCAGGTACTACATATCCGCTTGACCGCGAGTCAGTAGCTGAGGCTCTCGGCATGGCTGACGTTACAAAGTGTTCTCTCGACGGTGTAGCAGACAGAGACTTCGCTATCGAATTCGCATCTGCTATCTCCATCCTCATGATGCACTTATCACGAATGTCCGAGGAGATCATCCTCTATGCATCTCAGGAATTCAAGTTCTATGAACTCGATGATGCTTACTCTACAGGTTCTTCCATGATGCCTCAGAAGAAGAATCCTGATGTTGCTGAGCTTACAAGAGGTAAGACAGGCCGCGTATACGGAGACCTTATCTCCCTTCTTGTTATCATGAAGGGACTTCCACTCACCTATAACAAGGATATGCAGGAAGTTCAGGAATCTCTCTTTGATGTTATCGATACCATAAAGGGCGTTCTTCCTCCTTTCACAGGTATGATCAAGACGATGGTCATAAGAAAGGACAACATGGAAGCTGCTGCTCTCGGCGGATTTACAAATGCAACAGACCTTGCTGACTATCTCGTACGTAAGGGTATTCCCTTCAGATCCACTCATGAGATCTCAGGAAAGCTCGTACATTACTGTATCGAGAAAGGCACAACTCTCGAAAAGCTTTCTCTCGATGAGTTCAAGCAGTTCTCCGATCTTATCGAAGAGGACGTCTACGATGCTATCTCTCTTGAGACATGCGTTAACAAGAGAACTATCACAGGTGCTCCTGCTCCCGAAGCAGTTAAGAAGTACCTTGAGAGCCTTTAA
- a CDS encoding ABC-type uncharacterized transport system has protein sequence MSNKEKIANKKSEGAGKGNSSRFGAFKMYSLFSVVILIAIALVFNIFIDSVLGDKLVFDLSSTGQNSITKVTQDYLDSLPADTNIRIVGLMEKPTNIKDTMYEYIVPLLDDYATKSNGKVTVEYIDPDKNPTIISQLDPEGMYDLTSNVYAVSYAGKVQVVVPMNCFAYDQTYLNNYGSYVPVSNNVESSFTNAIVNLTSGYTHKAYFVRGLQEESTLQFARVLSALGVESADLPASNDFSIPDDCELLILSGINSDITSSMSTAIQEYLNNGGKLFVAIDYFSSTTETFTNLNDALHVVNLHLDDYLISENDPSYQLSGEHLQFNVAVCPDYQSMTSSAYLRTEYSRPVKEYDLPYEYIVTSPILQTSASATSVQVNSDGEFSYFENAGVYNVGMYSTFQGVSNAPEVYVFGTLDLTSDQYISAYGSNDANVVLLRSIIRNLLPSENSVFVDSKPLSDYSVDNTKVTAKAVTLMTIVLMVILPLGLITTGIVVFNKRKNL, from the coding sequence ATGAGTAACAAAGAAAAAATCGCAAATAAAAAGTCCGAAGGGGCAGGAAAGGGCAACAGCAGTCGTTTTGGTGCATTTAAGATGTACTCTCTCTTTTCGGTCGTTATCCTTATAGCTATCGCTCTCGTATTTAACATTTTCATCGATTCCGTACTCGGCGATAAGCTCGTGTTCGACCTTTCTTCAACAGGTCAGAACTCCATTACGAAGGTAACTCAGGATTATCTTGATTCTCTTCCTGCAGATACCAATATCAGGATCGTAGGTCTCATGGAGAAGCCTACGAATATCAAGGATACGATGTATGAGTATATCGTTCCTTTGCTCGATGATTATGCAACTAAGTCTAACGGTAAGGTTACAGTCGAGTATATCGATCCCGACAAGAATCCTACGATCATCAGCCAGCTCGATCCCGAGGGTATGTATGATCTTACATCTAATGTATATGCTGTTTCTTATGCAGGTAAGGTTCAGGTAGTAGTACCCATGAACTGCTTTGCTTATGATCAGACATATCTTAATAACTACGGTTCTTATGTTCCCGTATCTAATAATGTTGAATCTTCATTTACGAATGCAATCGTAAATCTTACATCCGGGTATACTCACAAGGCTTATTTCGTAAGAGGTCTTCAGGAGGAATCAACGCTTCAGTTCGCACGTGTGCTCTCAGCACTCGGAGTTGAATCTGCCGATCTTCCCGCATCTAATGATTTCTCTATACCTGATGACTGTGAACTCCTTATCCTGAGCGGTATCAATTCGGATATCACATCTTCGATGTCTACAGCTATCCAGGAGTACCTGAATAACGGCGGTAAGCTCTTTGTCGCTATCGACTACTTCAGCAGTACTACTGAGACATTTACAAACCTTAACGATGCTCTCCATGTTGTTAATCTTCATCTCGATGATTACCTCATCTCCGAGAATGATCCCAGTTACCAGCTTTCCGGTGAGCACCTTCAGTTCAACGTTGCGGTATGTCCCGATTATCAGTCGATGACATCTTCTGCATATCTTCGTACTGAGTATTCACGTCCCGTAAAGGAATATGATCTTCCTTACGAATATATCGTTACATCTCCGATACTTCAGACATCAGCTTCCGCTACATCCGTTCAGGTCAATTCCGACGGTGAGTTCTCATATTTCGAGAATGCCGGTGTCTATAATGTCGGTATGTATTCCACATTCCAGGGTGTTTCCAATGCACCTGAGGTATATGTATTCGGTACGCTCGACCTTACATCCGATCAGTACATCAGTGCATACGGTTCTAATGACGCTAACGTAGTTCTCTTAAGGAGCATCATCAGAAACCTGCTTCCTTCCGAGAACAGCGTATTTGTGGACTCCAAGCCTCTTTCTGACTACAGTGTTGACAATACTAAGGTTACAGCTAAGGCCGTAACTCTCATGACGATTGTCCTTATGGTCATCTTACCTCTCGGACTTATCACCACAGGTATCGTTGTATTTAATAAGAGGAAGAATCTGTAA